The DNA sequence ATGCAGTATTGGAAGCTCTGGCGGGTGGATTGGAAGGTATTGATCCCGGAGAGCGAGATGTTCATGGAAATTTTGGCGTCCGGATTGAGTCCCCGCAGAAGATCGGAGGCACGACCGCCCCATCCATTATCGGAGCGTCGGTTGGGCAGCGCGGTCATCCATTGCTCCGACTGGTCGGAATGCGAGTAGAGGCCGAGCGGGAGGGAGGTTTTTGTTTTGTATTCGGCCAGGGTGACCGGGCGGACGAGCGAGCCGACATTGGCAATGAAGGCGGCGCGTCCGGCGTCGAAGAGGGCCTTCAATTCAGGCATGGCCGGATGCAAACCGAGCTCGGGGTGGTGGTCGCCCGCCGGACCGAGGGGGAGGAGCTTGTCCATGGGATGGGCCAGGCCCTGGCGGCTGGCGGCGTAGGCGGCATGGGCCTCGCCGGACCGGGGGCAGAGCATGTTGAAGGAATCGTTGCCACCACCGAGGAAGAGGCAGACGATGGCGCGGTAGCCGGGAAGGTTGCTGCTTTGTGCGGCGGCATTGCCGGCCAGGGCCAGATTGAGCAGGGTGGAAAAGACCGGGGTGCAGCTGATGCCCGCACAGGCGGCCTGGCCGAGGAAGTGCCGCCGGGAGAGGCCGGGCGGATTTCCGGATGATTTAATGCGGGATGTGAGGCTCATGGCAGGATGGCGCTTTCCGGGCTGATGCTGGTGAGGTAAACGGCCAGCTTGGCGCGCTCCTCGGGTTTGGTGTCGGGAATTTCCCCGATGGCGCCCCGGATGATCTGCCGGGTGGAATCCCGCAGGCGCCCGCCGGCCAGAAGCAGGTTGAGGTGCTGGATGAGCGCGTCGGGGTCGCGGGCCAGCTGGATTTCCCGGGAAAAGTCCAATACCACCTCGCCCTCGGCCCGCCCGATCTTGCCCCGGTAAATGAAGTCGCGGAGGAAGTTGGGCAGGCTGATGGCAGTGACAGCATTGGTGATTTCGAACTCCGGGGCGACCAGGCCGGCATCGGCGATCGGGCCCGGGGGGGAATAACTGGGCAGGTAAAAATTAAAAACACTGCGCGCGCTGCCGGGTTCCTGGCCGAGGAATTGGGCGAGGTTGGAGACGGTGAATGTGCCGTCCTTGGCCGTGCCGCGGAACGCGCGGACCAGGGAGACCAGCCGGAGGTAAGGTTCGCGCTGCATGCCTTTGTCGTAGGTGGCGGCGGGCAGGCGGGCCTCGGCGTCCATGAGGATGGCACGGACGACGGCCTGCAGGTCGCCGCGCACCCCGCGGCCGTTGTTGACGAAAACTTCTGACACACGGCGCAGGTAACCCGGGGAGGGATTGGAAGTGGTCAGGCGCTGGATCAGGAGGCGGCAGACAAAGGGCGGGGTGTTCGGATGATGGAAGAGGATGTCGAGGGTGTCCTCCACATCCTTGCCTGCGGGCTGGTCGGCCGGAAGGGTCTTGCGACCGAGGATGTTTTTCGGCCCGTTGTCATGGAACTCGGGGTAGTGCACCAACGGGGTGAACCATTGTTGGGGGGCGTTCTTGAATCCAACCTTTCCATCCTTTGGAGGAAAACCCATTCCGGTGAAAACCCGGGCCAGCTCCTGGATGTCCTCGTTGGTGTAGGTGGGCACCGGCTGGCCCTTGACCAATTGGCGCGTGCCGTCGGGGTTGAGTTCGTAGAGCCCGATGGTGAAGAGCTGCATGATCTCACGGGCGTAATTCTCGTCCGGACGACGTTTGCCCTCGGGGTCGGCTTTCTCGTTGCGCAGGTAGGTCAGGTAGACCCCCATGGCGGGGTGGTGGGTCACGGCTCCGAGGAGGGTGCGGTAATTGCCCAGGCCCTGGTCCACCAAGGTGTCATAATAGTGGGCCAGCGCTTCCGGGTTGCCCGAGAGCGAGTTGGCTTCGTCGGAGACGACGAAAATCTGGCTCCATGCGTAGGCCAGACGTTGCCGGAGCTGGTCCCCGCCGGTGACCGCATTGCGCCACCAAATGTATTTCCGGTGGGCGTTGTTGAGTTTGCCCTCCTTGACCAGGTCGGTCCGGGTTTTGAGTTCGAGCAACAACGGGAGATTGTGGCTGGCCGGACGTTGGAATTGTTCGGTGATCCAGCCTTCGTAGTGCAGTTCCTTCACCCGCGCCACATCGGCTTCGGTGGGACCAAAACTGGCCTGCATCAGGAACCGTTCGGCATCACCCGGTTCGATGAGCAGGGCATGGGCGCTGAGGGTCGTCAGAAAAACAACACCCGCCAGCCAGCCGCGAAGAGCGAGAGCCATCATGGAATCCTAAGCGGATTTTTGGTGGATGGCAAAAAGAGAAAGAATGTCCTGCGGCTTTGCGGAAGATTACATACTTGAACCCGCGAGTTGCCGGGCATAAAGCTGGAAAATGATTCCGAATCCGCGCTCTTTTTTTCTCCCGGACCAAGTCTGGACCGATGATCGCGGTATTCCCATCAACGCTCATGGCGGCGGCGTCCTGTTCCATGCGGGTGTTTATTATTGGTTTGGAGAACACAAAACCCAGGGCGATGCGGCGGAGGTGGGGGTCCATGTGTATGCCTCGCATGACCTTTACAATTGGCGGGACGAAGGCATTGCCCTGCCGGTGTCGGATGATCCGGCAAGCGAGATCACCCGTGGGTGCATCATTGAGCGGCCGAAGGTGATTCATCACGCAGGCACGGGTAAATTCATCATGTGGTTCCACTTGGAAAAAAAAGACGAAGGCCGCCGGGCGGCTCTGAGTGGGATTGCGGTTTCAGACACCCCCGTCGGGCCCTATGTTTTCCAAAAAGCCGTCCGCCCCGATGCCGGGGTCTGGCCGATCAACGCCACTGAGGAGGACAAGGCCGGGCTGGCGGAAGCCCGGAAGCTGCTTGGTTCTTCATTCGTCGGGAGTCCGCACCCCGACCGGGCCAGACAGAATTTTCTCGCCCGCGATTTCGAAGGCGGCCAGATGGCCAAGGACATGACCCTGTTTGTCGACGACGACGAGCGGGCCTACCATGTTTTTTCCTCGGAAGAAAATGCCACCCTGCACATCTCGCTTTTGTCCTCCGACTACCAATCCCATGCTGGAAAATGGGCGCGCGCCTTTCCTTACCTTTGGCACGAGGCCCCGGCGGTCTGCAAGCATGACGGGCGCTACTGGATGATATCCTCCCACTGCACCGGATGGCATCCGAATGCCGCCCGGTCGGCGGTGGCTGATTCCATTTGGGGTCCCTGGAGGGAACTGGGTAATCCCTGTGTGGGGGATGCACCACCCGGTCGATTGGGACCGGATCTGACGTTTGGCGGTCAGAGCACATTTATTCTTCCGGTGCAAGGCCGTCCGGGCGCTTTCATTGCCATGTTCGACATCTGGCGCCCTGAAAACCATCCCACCGGGGGGTATGCCTGGTTGCCGGTGGAATTCGAGCGTGACCGCCTCACTATCCGCTGGCACGATCGCTGGGATCTCTCAATATTTGATTGAAGGACACCGCCCGATCGATGCCCGATTGGAGTTCCATTGGCGCCGCCTTGCCCGCCGCCCGGAAAGGGATCAGTTCATCAACAGGCGTTCCCAGGCGCTTTCAACCTCGAAGACGCGGTTGAGGAAGCTGAGGTCGCTTTTGTCGCCGGATTCGGATGAAACGGGCTGCACGGGAAAGTTGAGGGTGAATTGGGTGCCGGTCCCGGGCTGCGAATGGACGCTGAGGGTCCCACCGTGATGATAGACCAGGAAGAAGACCGAGAGCAGACCAATGCCCAGATCGGAGGGGGACTCGGGCTGGATGTAAAAAGGATCGAAGAGCCGGAAGAGCGCGTTTTCGGGGAACCCCGGGCCATTGTCATGGATGTCGATGGTCACCCGTGGCCCGCCGATGGCATTGGCCGGGGAGAGCTTGAATCCGATGCGGATTTCACCGCCTTTGGGCAAAAGCTTGATCTGCTCCCTTCCGAGGGACTCGAAGATCTGGAGGAAGAGTTTCTGGTTGGCCTGGATGGCGGGCAAACCATTGGATTCCTCCAGCACGAGACGGATGGAATTGGCGGCGAAGGCGGCCGTTTGCGGGGCATAGGCCTCGCGCACGGCGGTTGGGATATCAAGCCGGTCGTCGAACCGTGATGCCGGCGGGGTGACGTAGCCGTCGATGTCGTGGAGGAAGCCGACGATGCCCTCAAGCTGGTCCTGGGCTTTTTTGTAAAATTCGTTCCAGTAGGAAGGGTCCTGGAGGTGCTGCAGACTGATGTTCTCCTGGGCCAGCTTGGCCGGTGCGAGATCGAGGAAGGCCTTGACCGCCGTTAGGGAATTGCGGAGGTGGTGGCCGAGCCCGCTGGCCATGATGCCGAGGCTGAGAAGCCGGTCGGTGAGCATCATGCGGTGGATGGCGGAGATTTTTTCCCGCAAGAGATGGTCGCGTTCCTGTTGGACGATGTAGAACTCCATCGCCCGGCGGAGGGTGAGCTCAAGATTGGCGTAGTCGAAGGGTTTGGTGATGTATTTGTAGATGGCCCCGGTATTGACCGCCTGGATGGTGGCGTCCATGTCCGCATAGGCGGTGGCCATGATGCGCAGGGCGCGCGGTTGGATCTTGCGGGCCTTTTCCAGGAATTCGACCCCGGTCTCGCCCGGCATGCGCTGGTCGGTGACGATGATGCCGATCTGGTCGCCGTGTTTCTGGAGCAGCATCAGGCCGTCGGTGGCGTTGGCCGCGGTGAGCACATGGAATACCGATTCCAGGTTGAACGTGAAATATTTCAGCGAGAGCTCCTCGTCATCGACGAAAAGAATGCTGAATTTGCGGTAATTATAGGTTTCCTGCATGGCGGAGGTTCTCCGTGGGATGGGATGATAGGTTGGGTACAGAGTCTGGCAAGGGGAATTGGACGGTGAATTCGCAGAAGCGGCCGGGTTCGGAGCGGACGTGGATGGTGGCCCCGTGCTGGCAGGCAATGCGGTAACAGGTGCTCAGGCCGAGGCCGACGCCTTTGCCGACTTCCTTGGTGGTGAAAAAAGGGTCAAAAACACGCTTCTGGATATCCGGGGGGATGCCGGCCCCGTTGTCGCGCACGGCCAATTCGGCGTGGTTGTTGCGTCCCTTCCATGAGAGGTGGATGGTGCCCTGGGCCGGTTGCTCCGCCAGGCTGTCCAGGGCGTTCTGCAGGAGATTGGTGACGAGGTGGACGAGCTGGTTGGCGTTTCCTTCAATGCCGAGCCTGGGGTCGCACTCCTGGGTCAGTGAGACCCCTTGGAGTTGGTGGCTGACCAAAGCCCGGGCGATGCGGAAGACTTCCTCCATCTGGACGGGGCGCACATCGGTGGCGTCGGGGTGGGTGAATGAGCGGAGGTCGGAGGTGATCTTCTGTGCGCGCTCCAGACCGGTGCGGAGGTCGCGGAGCATTTCCTCCAGAGTGGCCCGGCCTTCATTACTGGCGAGCGAATCCAAGCGCCGTTCGATCGCACGGAGGGCGCCGGAGGAAAAGTTCAGCGGGTTGTTGACCTCGTGCAAAATACCGGCGCTGAGTTGGCCGAGGGACGCCATTTTGGCGGAGTGGACCAATTGGTCTTCGGTTTCACGGAGGGTTTCCAGCGTCCGGGATAGTTCTGTCTGGGCCGCGCGGAGCCTGACCAGATTGCGGCAACGGACGAGGAGTTCGATGCCGGAAAACGGCTTGGTCAGGAAATCGGTGGCGCCTGCCTCCAGGGTCTGCAAGCGGGATTCCTCATCGGCCCGCGCGGTGAGAAGGATGACAGGCAGGTGGCGGGTCGCCTCCTGCTGGCGCAACGCCTTGCAAGTGGCCAGGCCGTCCAGTGCGGGCATCATGTAATCAAGGACGGCAAGCTGGGGTTGGTGCCGGTGGATGAGGTCGAGGGCTTCCCGTCCATCCCGTGCGGCGAGGACATGGAACTCGCGGGAAAGCTGGGATGACAGGAAACGGAGCATTTGCGGTTCATCATCCGCGATCAGGATGACCGGCAAATCGGGGTCGCCGTCGGGGATGGAGGTTTGGGTCCCGTTTTCGGAGGGCGGGGCCAGCGTGGGGAAGTATTCGGCCTTGCGATAGAGATTGGCCAGCCAGGGGTCGGTCGTTTCTTCGGTGGGAGCGGCCGGAACGGCCTTCTCGGCGGGGGCCGGAGGGACGGGGGTGTTGGACGCGGCGGTGGGGGCCATGGCTGCCGGGACCCTGGGGAACAAAAGGGTGAAGGTGGCCCCGTGACCGGGGGTGGAGTCCAGTCGCACGCTGCCGCCATGGGCCTCGGTCAGGTCTTTGACCAGAGCGAGCCCGAGCCCAGCGCCCTGGTGCTTGCGTGTGCTGGCCTGGTCGGCCTGCCAGAATGGATCAAAGATGCGTTGCTGGTCTTCGGGGGGGATGCCCGGACCGGTGTCGGCCACGGTGATCTCCAGATTCTCCGCCGTATCGCGGGCCCCGAGGGTGACGGTGCCTCCGGCGGGCGTGAATTTGAGCGCGTTGAAAAGGAGGTTGAGGACGGCTTTTTCCATTTTGTCGGGATCGGCCTGCAATTCACCAAGGCCGTCGGCAATCGACAGGCTGAGGGTGACTTTGTTTCTTTCCGCCAAGGGCTGGGCCAGCCGGGCGAGGCCGTGGAGGAAGTCGGAAGGGGCGACGCGGACAAGGTCGAGTGTGGTTTTGCCTTCCTGCAGGCGGACCAATTCAAGAAGATCGTTGATCAGTTTGAGCAGGCGGAGCGCGTTGTTGTGCATCAGGTCGAGGAGCCCGGATTCCTCGGCTGTGCGGGCGGCGGAGGTGCGGAGTCGTTCGAGCGGGGCGACGAGCAGCGTGAGCGGCGTGCGGAGTTCATGGCTGATGTTGGCAAAGAACCGGCCCTTCATCTGGTCGAGCTCCATGAGCTTGCGGTGGCTCGATTCAATTTCGCGTCGGCTGGCATCGAGTTGCTGGCGGTTGGCGAACTCACGGAAACGGAGCCGGTTGAGGAAATAGTTTCCCGTGATCATGACCACCCCGGTGAGGATGATGAAATAGAGGTTGTTGAATAGCAGTCGCGTGTCGGAGTCCCCCTGGAGGCTGCAGGCGGCGACATACATCGCAAGGGTGAGGATGAAGGCGGTGGCACTCTCCAGCACCGTGACCTGGGCGACCCAGCTGACGGCGATGAGCACCAGGGTGAGTCCGGCGTAATAAGGTGAACGCACGCCCTCGGACTGGTAGATCATCAGGCATATGAAGGCGGAGGGAAGGATGAACCAGGAAAGCCCGAGTTCGCGGAACCAGCGCCGGGCGAAGGCCGGCCAGGAAAGGAGGAGGAAAAGGACGCCGGCCAGGGCGGCGCAAATGAGGCGGAGGAAGAGGAAGGAGCCGGCCATTTCCGGGTAAACGAAATGGTCGAGAAGGGTGCCTGCGGGCATCAGGACGAAGGCGAGCAGACAACCGACCTTGGATGTGCTGATGCGGAAATCGCGGTTGTAATCGAGGAAATCACGCTCGAGCGGACTCTGGCTGGCGGCGTCCGGTTTCATGCGGCAGGCTTGCGGATTTCCAGGAAAATGTTGACCCCCGTGCTGTCCGAACGGACCTGGCAGCGGGAGGGGTCGGCTTTGGCCGGAGCGAGGCGGCCCAGTTGGTCGGCGGTCCGGTAGATCAGGTGCCACTCCATGAGGTATTCCATCATGTGGCGGGAGGGGTTTTTGAGATCGACGTTGGTGACGACGAGCAACCCGTCAGGGGCCAGGAGGTCGTAAAAAATTTCCACCAGGCGTTTGCAGATGCGGTCGGAGAGGTAATCGAAAAGGCCGGCGCAGTAGATGAAGTCATAGACCGTGCCCGGTGCGGCCCCGGGTTCCGGGCCGTCTTTGAGGATCTGGTGGACGGAACGCTGGAGCATG is a window from the Candidatus Methylacidiphilales bacterium genome containing:
- a CDS encoding ATP-binding protein, producing MKPDAASQSPLERDFLDYNRDFRISTSKVGCLLAFVLMPAGTLLDHFVYPEMAGSFLFLRLICAALAGVLFLLLSWPAFARRWFRELGLSWFILPSAFICLMIYQSEGVRSPYYAGLTLVLIAVSWVAQVTVLESATAFILTLAMYVAACSLQGDSDTRLLFNNLYFIILTGVVMITGNYFLNRLRFREFANRQQLDASRREIESSHRKLMELDQMKGRFFANISHELRTPLTLLVAPLERLRTSAARTAEESGLLDLMHNNALRLLKLINDLLELVRLQEGKTTLDLVRVAPSDFLHGLARLAQPLAERNKVTLSLSIADGLGELQADPDKMEKAVLNLLFNALKFTPAGGTVTLGARDTAENLEITVADTGPGIPPEDQQRIFDPFWQADQASTRKHQGAGLGLALVKDLTEAHGGSVRLDSTPGHGATFTLLFPRVPAAMAPTAASNTPVPPAPAEKAVPAAPTEETTDPWLANLYRKAEYFPTLAPPSENGTQTSIPDGDPDLPVILIADDEPQMLRFLSSQLSREFHVLAARDGREALDLIHRHQPQLAVLDYMMPALDGLATCKALRQQEATRHLPVILLTARADEESRLQTLEAGATDFLTKPFSGIELLVRCRNLVRLRAAQTELSRTLETLRETEDQLVHSAKMASLGQLSAGILHEVNNPLNFSSGALRAIERRLDSLASNEGRATLEEMLRDLRTGLERAQKITSDLRSFTHPDATDVRPVQMEEVFRIARALVSHQLQGVSLTQECDPRLGIEGNANQLVHLVTNLLQNALDSLAEQPAQGTIHLSWKGRNNHAELAVRDNGAGIPPDIQKRVFDPFFTTKEVGKGVGLGLSTCYRIACQHGATIHVRSEPGRFCEFTVQFPLPDSVPNLSSHPTENLRHAGNL
- a CDS encoding hybrid sensor histidine kinase/response regulator, whose translation is MQETYNYRKFSILFVDDEELSLKYFTFNLESVFHVLTAANATDGLMLLQKHGDQIGIIVTDQRMPGETGVEFLEKARKIQPRALRIMATAYADMDATIQAVNTGAIYKYITKPFDYANLELTLRRAMEFYIVQQERDHLLREKISAIHRMMLTDRLLSLGIMASGLGHHLRNSLTAVKAFLDLAPAKLAQENISLQHLQDPSYWNEFYKKAQDQLEGIVGFLHDIDGYVTPPASRFDDRLDIPTAVREAYAPQTAAFAANSIRLVLEESNGLPAIQANQKLFLQIFESLGREQIKLLPKGGEIRIGFKLSPANAIGGPRVTIDIHDNGPGFPENALFRLFDPFYIQPESPSDLGIGLLSVFFLVYHHGGTLSVHSQPGTGTQFTLNFPVQPVSSESGDKSDLSFLNRVFEVESAWERLLMN
- a CDS encoding glycoside hydrolase family 43 protein, translating into MIPNPRSFFLPDQVWTDDRGIPINAHGGGVLFHAGVYYWFGEHKTQGDAAEVGVHVYASHDLYNWRDEGIALPVSDDPASEITRGCIIERPKVIHHAGTGKFIMWFHLEKKDEGRRAALSGIAVSDTPVGPYVFQKAVRPDAGVWPINATEEDKAGLAEARKLLGSSFVGSPHPDRARQNFLARDFEGGQMAKDMTLFVDDDERAYHVFSSEENATLHISLLSSDYQSHAGKWARAFPYLWHEAPAVCKHDGRYWMISSHCTGWHPNAARSAVADSIWGPWRELGNPCVGDAPPGRLGPDLTFGGQSTFILPVQGRPGAFIAMFDIWRPENHPTGGYAWLPVEFERDRLTIRWHDRWDLSIFD
- a CDS encoding DUF1800 domain-containing protein produces the protein MALALRGWLAGVVFLTTLSAHALLIEPGDAERFLMQASFGPTEADVARVKELHYEGWITEQFQRPASHNLPLLLELKTRTDLVKEGKLNNAHRKYIWWRNAVTGGDQLRQRLAYAWSQIFVVSDEANSLSGNPEALAHYYDTLVDQGLGNYRTLLGAVTHHPAMGVYLTYLRNEKADPEGKRRPDENYAREIMQLFTIGLYELNPDGTRQLVKGQPVPTYTNEDIQELARVFTGMGFPPKDGKVGFKNAPQQWFTPLVHYPEFHDNGPKNILGRKTLPADQPAGKDVEDTLDILFHHPNTPPFVCRLLIQRLTTSNPSPGYLRRVSEVFVNNGRGVRGDLQAVVRAILMDAEARLPAATYDKGMQREPYLRLVSLVRAFRGTAKDGTFTVSNLAQFLGQEPGSARSVFNFYLPSYSPPGPIADAGLVAPEFEITNAVTAISLPNFLRDFIYRGKIGRAEGEVVLDFSREIQLARDPDALIQHLNLLLAGGRLRDSTRQIIRGAIGEIPDTKPEERAKLAVYLTSISPESAILP